The following are encoded in a window of Algiphilus aromaticivorans DG1253 genomic DNA:
- a CDS encoding class I fructose-bisphosphate aldolase, which yields MDEKILADTARRMVAPGRGLLAADESTGTIKKRFDSISVENTEENRRAYRDLLFTTVGAEDYVSGVILFEETLFQSSADGTPFPKLLASRDIIPGIKVDKGAKPLVACPGETVTEGLDGLRERLEKYREAGARFAKWRAVITIGENMPSDCAIDVNAHALARYAALCQEANITPIVEPEVLMDGDNSNEVCEAVTTRVLEATFAALRLQRVLLEGMVLKPNMVLPGKNCPQQVDVQTVAAATVRTLRRCVPAAVPGIAFLSGGQSDELATQHLDAMNKMEGAPWSLTFSYGRALQAPALKAWAGQSGNAEAAQKAYFHRAKLNGLAATGRYSEAMEEAA from the coding sequence ATGGACGAAAAGATTCTTGCCGACACCGCTCGCAGGATGGTGGCCCCGGGGCGTGGCCTGTTGGCCGCCGACGAGTCCACCGGCACCATCAAGAAGCGCTTCGACTCGATTTCTGTGGAAAACACCGAGGAGAACCGGCGCGCTTATCGCGACCTGTTGTTCACCACGGTGGGCGCCGAGGATTACGTCAGCGGCGTGATCCTCTTCGAGGAAACGCTCTTCCAGAGTAGCGCTGACGGTACCCCCTTCCCCAAACTGCTCGCTTCGCGCGACATCATCCCGGGAATCAAGGTCGACAAGGGCGCCAAGCCTTTGGTCGCTTGCCCGGGCGAGACCGTGACGGAAGGCCTCGACGGCTTGCGCGAGCGGCTGGAGAAGTACCGCGAGGCCGGGGCGCGCTTTGCCAAGTGGCGCGCGGTAATCACCATTGGCGAGAACATGCCGAGCGACTGCGCCATTGATGTCAACGCGCACGCGCTGGCCCGCTATGCCGCGCTTTGCCAGGAAGCCAACATCACGCCAATCGTCGAGCCGGAAGTGCTGATGGATGGTGACAACAGCAACGAAGTCTGCGAGGCAGTAACCACACGCGTGCTGGAAGCCACTTTCGCTGCCCTGCGACTGCAGCGCGTGCTGCTGGAGGGCATGGTCCTCAAGCCGAACATGGTACTGCCGGGCAAGAATTGCCCGCAGCAGGTCGATGTGCAGACTGTGGCGGCCGCTACCGTGCGGACCCTGCGACGCTGCGTGCCTGCCGCGGTACCGGGTATTGCCTTCCTTTCGGGCGGGCAGTCGGACGAACTGGCCACGCAGCATCTGGACGCGATGAACAAGATGGAGGGCGCGCCTTGGTCGCTGACCTTCAGTTATGGGCGCGCACTGCAGGCTCCGGCGCTGAAAGCATGGGCGGGGCAGTCGGGGAATGCCGAAGCCGCGCAGAAGGCTTATTTTCACCGCGCCAAGCTCAACGGTTTGGCAGCTACCGGCCGCTATAGCGAGGCCATGGAAGAAGCGGCCTGA
- the nhaD gene encoding sodium:proton antiporter NhaD, with protein MRYLLTALCGMFPLAAAAAETASAPLDMTQTTVGIIALIVFALAYVLVVMEEWLHLRKSIPVLLGAVIIWGMIGATYAQIGNTEIVGDTVRHSLVEYAELFLFLLVAMTYINTLDERGVFNALRGWLVSRGFSLRTLFWLTGLIAFFLSPVADNMTTALVMASVAIAVGSGHPKFVTVACINIVVAANAGGAWSPFGDITTLMVWQKGVFPAHEFLVLFFPSLVSWLIPAVIMSTQVPKATPEPLAVRPVIRYGGIVVCFMFLGTIALTVTLHAALHLPPALGMMGGLGALMLTSYALNRVGKRGAEDEMHHQFIDQGGLSDAEGSDPHRPRRLNTFNQVARSEWDTLLFFYGIIMCVGGLGTLGYLAVGSQMLYGVLGPTVANVLVGIISAVIDNIPVMFAVLSMFPEMSDGQWLLATLTAGIGGSLLAIGSAAGVAVMGTARGYYTFFGHLRWSWAIGLGYAAGIWVHFLINGEYFAPGCC; from the coding sequence ATGCGCTACCTGCTGACCGCGCTCTGCGGCATGTTCCCCCTCGCCGCCGCCGCTGCCGAGACTGCCTCGGCGCCGCTGGACATGACCCAGACCACCGTCGGCATCATCGCGCTCATCGTCTTTGCCTTGGCCTATGTGCTGGTGGTCATGGAAGAGTGGCTGCACCTGCGCAAGTCGATTCCGGTGCTGCTGGGGGCGGTCATCATCTGGGGCATGATCGGTGCGACCTACGCGCAGATAGGTAATACCGAGATCGTTGGCGACACCGTCCGCCACAGTCTCGTCGAGTACGCCGAGCTCTTCCTCTTCCTGCTGGTGGCGATGACCTATATCAATACCCTCGATGAGCGCGGCGTCTTCAACGCCCTGCGCGGCTGGCTGGTATCGCGCGGGTTTTCGCTGCGCACGCTTTTTTGGCTGACCGGCCTTATCGCCTTCTTCCTGTCGCCGGTTGCGGACAACATGACCACGGCGCTGGTCATGGCCTCGGTCGCCATCGCCGTCGGCAGCGGACATCCGAAATTCGTCACGGTGGCCTGCATCAATATCGTTGTTGCGGCCAACGCCGGCGGCGCCTGGAGCCCCTTTGGCGACATCACTACCCTGATGGTTTGGCAGAAGGGCGTATTCCCTGCGCACGAGTTCCTGGTGCTCTTCTTCCCGTCGCTGGTCAGCTGGCTGATTCCGGCCGTCATCATGTCCACCCAGGTGCCGAAGGCCACGCCCGAGCCGCTGGCCGTGCGGCCCGTGATCCGCTACGGCGGCATCGTCGTTTGCTTCATGTTTCTCGGCACCATCGCGTTGACCGTAACCCTGCACGCCGCGCTGCACCTGCCGCCGGCCCTGGGCATGATGGGAGGGCTGGGCGCTCTGATGCTGACCAGCTATGCGCTTAATCGTGTGGGCAAGCGCGGCGCCGAGGACGAGATGCACCACCAGTTCATCGACCAGGGCGGGTTGAGCGACGCCGAGGGCAGCGACCCGCACCGACCGCGGCGCCTGAATACCTTCAACCAGGTAGCGCGCTCGGAGTGGGACACCCTGCTCTTCTTCTACGGGATCATCATGTGCGTGGGCGGCCTGGGCACCCTGGGTTATCTCGCCGTGGGCTCCCAGATGCTCTACGGTGTGCTGGGCCCGACGGTAGCCAATGTGTTGGTCGGGATCATCTCGGCGGTCATTGACAACATCCCTGTCATGTTCGCGGTGCTCAGCATGTTCCCGGAGATGAGCGACGGACAATGGTTGCTGGCGACGCTGACCGCCGGAATCGGCGGCTCGCTGCTGGCCATCGGTTCGGCGGCGGGCGTTGCAGTAATGGGCACTGCGCGTGGCTATTACACCTTCTTCGGCCATCTGCGCTGGTCATGGGCCATCGGCCTCGGCTATGCCGCCGGCATCTGGGTGCATTTCCTCATTAATGGCGAGTACTTTGCGCCCGGCTGTTGCTAG